DNA from Acidimicrobiales bacterium:
AGGTCCTTGTCCTGGGTGTACTCGGCCAGGTTGCCGGGGAACAGCGTCCAGATCCGGCCGTCGGGCGCCTGGTACCAGCTGGCGCACGAGCCCGACCACACCGTCGGCTCGAAGCGCGCCTGCAGGGCTTCGCAGTGGGCCAGCGTCGGTTCGCGCTTGGCCTCGACGAGCACCCCGGGCCCGTTGCGGACGAGCAGCTCGGTCACGAACCGCGAGTCGACCTCGATGGTGGCCACGCTCGGGAGGTAGCCGCTGGCCGAGTTGGGTCCGTCGATGAGGAAGAAGTTCGGGAACCCGGGGACGGCGACGCCCTTGTAGGAGATCAGGTCGTCGGCCCACACCTCGGACAGGTTGATCCCACCGGGACCGGTGACCGGTGGGGTCCGCCAGCCGCCCTCGGGATCGAACCCGGTCGCGCACACCACGATGTCGGCGTCGACGGAGACCTCGCGTCCCTGTTCGGTGGCGACCACCCCCGTGGGGGTGAGTCCGGTGGCCGGACCGTCCACCAGCTCGACGTGGTCCAGAGCCAGGGCCTGGAACCAGTTGTCGGAGATGAGGATACGCTTGCATCCGAGCTCGTAGTCGGGGGTGAGCTTGGCCGCCAGGTCGGGGTCGTCGATCACGCTGCGCATGTAGCCGAGCGCGAGCTCGGCCGCGCCGGCGTTGAGTGGGGACCCGGACTCGAACAACGGGTAGAGCGACGCTTCGCGCTCGTCGGCCATGGTGGCCCGGAAGCGATCGAAGTCGTCGGGCGAGGCACAGAACGCGGCGATCTCCTCCGCGGTGAACTCCCGATCGTTGCGGGGCAGCACGTAGCTTGGGGTTCGCTGGAACACGGTGACCCGCTCCGCCGTGGCGGCCAGCTCCGGCACGACCTGGATCGCGCTGGCGGCCGAGCCGATCACCGCGACCCGCTTGCCGGAGATGTCGACCTCGTGGTCCCAGCGAGCGGTGTGCATCAGCTGCCCGCCGAAGGACTCGAGTCCGGCGACGTCGGGCCAGTTCGGATGGTGGAGCACCCCGGTGGCCTTGACCACGACCTCGGAGGTGATCGTCGACCCGTCGGCCAGCTCGGTGTGCCAGCGGGATCGGTCGTCGTCGAAGGTGTGGCCGGTCACCCGGCGACCGAAGTGGAGGTGCTCGTCGAGACCGAACTCGGACGCGCACCGCTCGAGGTAGGCGAGGATCTCGGTCTGCGGGGAGTAGGCCCGGCTCCACTCGGGGTTTCCTCGGAACGAGTAGCAGTACACGTGGCTGGGAACGTCGCAGGCCGCCCCTGGATAGGTGTTGTGACGCCACGTGCCGCCCACGCCGTCGGACATCTCCACGATCACGAACTCGTCGATGCCCGCGTCGAGCAGGTCGTGTCCCACACAGATCCCCGCGAAGCCCGCACCCACGACCAGCACCCGCGTCTCGATGTCCCCCCGGATCTCCATCCCTGCCACCCTAGGACGACTGCCGGCGTCACTGGTACGAGACGAACCCCGGAGGTGGGTCGAGCCCCATGAGCTCTGCCGGGGTCATGACCCTGGTGTCCTGGCGGTAGAAGAGCTTCATGCCCCGCTCGAAGCGGTCGGGGAGGAGTGTGTGATAGTCGCCCAGCTTGGATTCCGGCGAGCCGAAGCCGTCGGCGTGGAAGACGATCGCCACCCCCTCGCGGTCGACGACCTGGTCGGCGTTGGTGACCATGCCCGGTGTGAAGCGGTGGACGACCAGCAGCTTCTCGGGCAGGTCGTGGGTGGCGACGAGCTCGGCCAGGTAGGCCGACACCTGGTTGATCTCGGCCGCGTCGATGGTGCCGATGAGCCCGCCACCAGGCTCCTGACCAGGTCCGGCCGACCACTCGGGATCGAGCGCGAGCCCGACGTCGGGCTGGACGAGGAACGGCTCGTAGTGGCGGGCATGGTCGATGAACCGTGCCCGTCCAGGCTGGAGATCGAGCACGAGCATCCCCTCGAGAGCGCGCACCGCGTCGAGGTACGGCTCGATCTCTGCGAAGGGCGTGTGGGAGGTGTAGTCGCCGGTGGAGGTCGGCGTGGAGTGGGCGATGCTGCCGATCAGCTCGAAGACCGGGAGCACGGTGCGGTCGCTGAGCTCGGTGTAGGGCCGGACCTGTTCGAGGAGACGCTGACCCGCCTCTGCAGGAGTACCTTCACCCAGCACCCCCAGGACCGGAGTGGCTGTCCCTCCGTAGAACGCGACGAGCAGGTGATCCGGGAACAGCTCGGTGCCGCCTCTGGGGAGTTGGCCGTCGGTGCGGCCCGGCCTCGGACCACGGCGGAGAGAGAATGTGTAGTCGGCCCGTGCCACGGTGTCGCCGTCGTAGCCGAACGCGGTCACGACCACGTCGGCCTGCCCACCGAGCGGGACCCACACCGGTGTCTCGGTGGCGGTGAACCGCAGCGTCGTCCCGTCGGCGTCGATCGTGCCGGCGACCCGGCGACCGTCGACGGTCACGATGATCGTCGACGCCTCGACCACAACAGGGCTGTCGGTGTCGAAGACGACGGTGTCGAGATGGGTGATCTCCCGTCCAGGGGCGGGCGACGCCGACTGCACCCCGAGGTCGGAGAGCCCGAACGCCTCGGGCGAGGTGAGCACGGCGCGTGCGACGCTGGTCCGCTCGGCGCCGGCGGCCACCTGTGCGCTCCAATGGGTGAGCCCCGCGGGGTCGGGGTCCCGGGCGAGGATGTCGCGATACAACGCTCGGACGTACCCTTCGGGCGTACCGCCGCCCTGTGCGGAGAAGTACTCCGACGAGGCGGTGAGACCGGTCCAGAGGTCGGTGACCGCCCGGGAACGACCCAACCGCGCGGCCCACCAGCTGTGGCCGGCGGGCTCGGGCGATCGATGGAGGAAGCGCTCGTAGGCCCGGGTGACGAGGTGGCGGTGGTGCTCGGTCGAGGTTCCGAAGGACTCCAGCACCGCCCTCGGCGCGACGCCGTCGTCGAATCGCGAGAGCCAGTAGCGCCGCCCGGCGATGTCGGGCTCGCGCCCGAGCAATCCCTGGTAGGCCGCGTTGAGGAAGCCCTCGTGGTCGCCGAGGGTGGCGGGGACCGGTGTGGTGGCGCGCTCGGCCGGTCGCCGGTGACTGGTTGGCACCAACTCGGCCGCTGCGTCCGGCGAGCCCGGCGCGTCGGACCGGGTCGTCTCCGGCGACGTGTCGCCGGTGAGCAGACCCGCTCCCGAGAAGACGATGCCCGCGACGAGCAGGCATGAGAGCACGGCCGTGGCCGTCCACGCCCGGGCTCTGGATCGTGTCCTGCGTTGGTCGTTCACCAGCGTCGGTCCTCGGTCGTCGTGTCGGCAGTCGTGCCCCAGCGGTGGTCGGTCATCGCAACCGTCGCGACCACGACCGAGGCCGTTTGGCCGGGTGTACGCAAGGGTAGAGGACCGCCATGTCGATCGATCAGCCCACCCACAAAGAGGTGCTCGACGCCACGGCTGAGACCGAGCGCACCATGGAGCCCCAGACCGTGGCCGTCAACGTCTATGAGTCCAGCACCACTCTGGTCGTGCTGGCGCCGATGCCTGCGGTGCAGCCCCAGGACGTGACCGTCGAGCTACGTCCCGGACAGCTGCGGTTCTGGGCCCATGTTCGCAGCGCCGGTCCTCGCCAGTTCCTGATCCACGAGTGGGAGTACGGCGGGTTCGAGCGCGAGCTCGAGCTGCCCGACGGCTATGGGGGACAGCTGGAGGCCACGCTGGCCAACGGCCAGCTGGCGATCCGGGTGCATCAGGGTTCCACCACCGAACCGATCACGGTGCACCCGGAGGACCCCACCCACGCCCGCTGACCGGCCGACGTCGCCGCCCGACGGGTGCGGTTCAACTCCGGTCACGTCCATGGGTCACATGCGCCATCGACGGTGACCAGACTCCCGGATCACCGTCCCAACCAGACGAGCGCAGCATCTGGGCGACGTCGGTGACGAACTGGTCGGGTCGCTGTTCGAGCATGCGGCCCGTGTGGATCAGCAACGCGTTGCCGGCCAGCTCGATCTGGTTCCGCCGGTGGAGGTCTAGTTGGATCAGGTCCTCGCTGGCGAAGTGGGGCCCGCCGAAGATCTCCAGGTAGCAGCGCAGGTGTGGCCACCCGAAGTCGATCGTGACCGGCACCCCGTCGGCGCACATCACCTTCACCTGCGCTTTGGGTTGGGGAAGCCGGCCCGAGTCGCGCATCAGCACGAAGGCATGATCCTCGGTACGGCTGTCGCGGGCGACCTCGCCGTAGTGGGCAGCGACGAGCTGGCGCAGCGGACCGATCCCGTCGCGGCCGGGACGGCCGTGGTCGACGAGGGTGGCCAGCAGCTCGTCCCACTCCAGGCCGTGGCGTCGCCGGGCCTCCCACATCGCCGGACGGACCGCGCTCGGTTCGACCCCGCCGAGGTCGAGCAGGGTGCGGGCCAGGCTCGTGACAGGGATCCCGTCGATGTGGGTGGCTCCTGCCTTGTCGAGGTCACGCGTCGCGTGCAACAGCATCCCGCGCCGGCTCCGGTTTCGACCTCCCCTCGGGACCGACACCTCGATGGGAACCGCTCCCGTCGGGGCGATGCCCCACATGCGGGCCGCGGCTCGGTGGCTCAGCAGGGCGTCGGGCCCCACCGAGAGCACCGCCACCATGAACCGCTGATGCAAGGTCTTCGGTGCAGCTCCGATTCGGTAGACGCCGAAAGAGGCTCGGTGCCAGTGGCCCGCGCCCATCCGGCGACGCACGAGGTCGGCGGTTCCGCCCAGCGCGGTGATCTGGCGGTAGGCCACGACGCCGTGCTGGTCTCGGGCCAGGGCATTGATCGCTCGCTCGATGGCGGACATGGCGTTCCCCAGGCAGTCGACAGCTCCCGGGGAAGGCGTGCAGAAGCGTATGCGTGAGTGGCCGGCTTCGGCAAGGGTCGCCACTCTGGTCACGTTCATGGGTCACATACGCCATCGACGGTGACCAGACTCGGTGGACCGAGCGAGTCGCCTCACACCTCCCGATCCGGGAGGAGCCACGGGACGACGCGCAGGTAGGCCACCATGGCCAGCAGCTCGACGAGTGACTGGAACACCACCACGACCACGGCCAGCCCGTAGGCATCGGGCACCGCGAGGGCGAAGGGCAGCACGACGAACGAGTTGCGGGTGCCGACGCTGAACACGAGCGTACGCGCCGGCCCGGGCGACAACCCCACCAGTCGCCCGCCCACGACACCGATCAGCAACGCGGCCACGGCGAACGCGACGTAGACGCCTCCCAGGCGGGGGAGCAGGCCCAACGAGTCGGTCACCACGTTCACCTGTGAGGCCGCGACGAGGAACACGACGACCGCGACGAGCGGAACGGCCAGCGTCCCGACTCGTTCCAGCGAGCCTGGCCCGCCCGCCGTCCGTTCGAGCAGGCGTTGGGCTCCCCAGGCGCCGACGAGCGGCAGCAGGATGAGGGTGGCGAAGGTCCCCGTCGCCGACCCGATCGAGATGATCCCATCGAACACCTCGCCGTGCATGAGCCACAGGTAGACGGGGAGCAGCGCCAGTTGCAGCACCAGGTTGACCGGCATGAGCGTCATCGCTCGCCCCGTGTCCCCCCGGGCCAGATGGGTGAAGGTGATGAACCAGTCGGTGCAGGGAGCCAGCAGGACCAGCAGGACACCGAGCCGCACGGCCGGGTCGGGCCCCACCACAGGGAGCAGCCCCCACACCACGACCGGTACCACCACGAAGTTGGCGGCCACCGCCGTGGCCAGGAAGCGCACATCGGCGGCCGCCGTCCGCAGTCGATCGAACCGCACCTGGGCGAAGGTCACGAAGAGCAGTGCGACCAGGGTCGGTCGCACCGCGACGTCGAGCGCCCCGGCCCCGTCGTCGAGACCCAGGCCAACCCCGAAGCCCAGGAGGATCGCGGCCAGATAGACCCAGACCTGATGACGCTCGAGCCGACTCACCATCTGGTCGGGCACGGTACAAGCGTCGCGGGCCCGGTCGCTCGAGTGGAGCGGAGTCAGTGGGCGGTGAGCCGGTAGGTGGTCCCCACCACGCTGGGGGCGTAGCGGTCTGGGGCGAAGCGGTCGGCCAGGGCCGCCTTGGCTCGCCAGCCCGTGCAGTGACCGGGCGCGACGATCGTCGGATCGATCACCCCAGCCAGGTCGGCCACCGTGTCGGCGATACGGGACTCGACCGCGCCGCCGGCCAGGTGGAACCCCCCGAGCACGAGATCGACCGGGGTGTCGGCGAAGTGGTCTCGCGCACCCATGCACGCGTTGACGATCCCCGCGTGCGAGCACGCTGACATCACCGTCACGCCCCTGCCCTTCACCTCGGCGGCGAGGAACCGCTCGTCCATGATCAGCGGGTCGGGTTCGCCGACACCCTCGCGGAACGAGTGGTGGCCGATGAGGCCGACCTCGTAGCGGGTGCGTCGCTCGATGGCGCCACTGCCGAGGAAGAAGTCGCCCGCGAACGTGTGGGGTTCGGCGCTGGTGGTCACCTCGCCGCCGGCGCTGCTGAACGCCTCGAAGCGGGGCTCGTTGGGGAGGAGGACCATCGCTCCGGATGCGGCCTTGGTGCCGCGCTGGTCGGGACGGTCAGGGTGGAGATCGACCACGGGGGGCGGCAACCCCGCTGCCGCACGAGCCTCGGCGATCACCTTCGCTGCTGCCGGTAGGGCACCGCTGTGGTCCCAGTGCCAGTGGGACAGGAACACGACCTCGATCGCGGCCAGGTCGATGTCGAGTCTGGCGGCGTTGTCGAGCCACACCTCCTCGTAGGGGCCGGCGTCGAAGAGCACGGTGTGGGTCTCGTCGCCGATCCGTCCCTCGGCCACCGCCGAGTACCCGTGGCACGCCACGCACAACTCGCCGAACACCTCGAAGCAGTCATGACCGTCGGCCGAGGTGGTTGGTGCGATCCGTCCCATGTGCCCGATCAGCTCGGGGACCTGCGGTAGCTCCTTGTCGACCGTCGAGAGCGTGTCGGTCTCGTTGTCGACCACCACGGTGAGCGTGAGCTCGTCGAGAGGCCGGGACCGTAGCTGGGGTTCCATCAGCGACTCCTCCTTCTCCGCTCCATGATCATTGCCGCCCGAACCTGCCACGGCCGGGTGGTCAGGGCTCCATCACGACCCAGCCTCGCCGCTGGAGCTCGGCTGCGAGCACCTCGTCCGGAACCTTCTGCAGCGAGCGAGCCTGCTCAGCCTGACGTCGGTCGATGGCGGCCGAGGGGCTCGGTTGTGGCGGTTCCTGCTCGTCAGCATCGCCGGGAGCGTCCTCGGTCTCGGCTTCGAGACGGGCGATCAGCTCGTCGGCTTCCTCGCGGGTGAACTTGCCGCCGGCCTGACGCTGGTTGAGCCCCAGCGGGCCACGCGCGTCGCGGAAGTCGACATGACCGGCCTGGTGGACGAGATCGGTGAGCTGTTGCATCTGTCGGTGCGACGCCGGCGGACCGGGCTGTTGACCGAAGGCCATACCCCGAGTCTCGCAGGTCGGCGGCTCGCCCAACCGGTTGGGAGCGAAGGTCCGTCGCCAGGTAAGGCCCGACCGGATTGGTGGTCAGGAGTGGTAGCTGCTGCGAAAGGACCCGCCATGACCATCGATCCGACCATCGCCGCAACCACTTCGACCTCTGCCCGCGACCGTCGCCTGTTGATGATCGCGGCCACCCTGGCCCTGCTCGTGCTCGCCGCCACCCTCACCGTGGTGCGTTCGGGGTCGGACATCGACCTCAGCGACGGCTCGCCAGTCGGTGGCTCCGAGACCGGTGAGCCCGCCTCCGGCGACCCTGGCGGTGACGACGTCGGCGTCGAGCTGCCCGACGGAGACCCGGTCCCCGCTGATCCGTGCGACGCGCTCCCACCCGGCCGGTCCCTTCTCGTCACCCCCGATCCACTGCAACTCGAGCCAGAGGTGATGGCGTCGGAGCTCCTCGTCACCAACTGCAGCGACACGCCGGTTGACTGGACCGCGCAGACCGTCCCGCAGGTGAGCCTCCATCTCGACGCCGGCACGCCGGCACGCTGGCCGGTGGAGCCGAGGTCGACATCCAGTTCGTCATCGATTGCGGCGCCCTCGGCGCTGGTGCCTTCGACTTCGCCTCCCAGGCGGGGGAGTTCACCACGATCTCCCCGGCGACGGGACCTGCAGTCCTCGTCCCCAATGACGATGTCGGGGGGTGCGCCTCCCAGTGCATCACCAAGGCGTTGCTCACACCGGCCGAGGGTGGCGCCGGCGTCTCGATCGAGGTCGAGGCGACAGTTCCTGCGGCGATCGAGGTCTTCGTCTCCGAACAGCCACCGAGCACCGACGCCGATGGGGTGCCCCACTTCCCCGGCGTCGATCCCCTCGTCACGACCGGCGGTGAGATGGAGTCGTCCTGGACGACCACCCTGACCGGGCTGAAGGGTGACACCGGTTACCACATCGTCGTGAACGCGGTGGACGGCGAGGGTCGACGGGCCCACCGGGCGGGATCGTTCCACAACCCCGAGGTCGAGCACACCCTGCTGATCACGTTCCACCGGATCGGTGTCACCTACGACGGTGACGGCAAGTACAACCGTGGTGAGCTCACGTTCCGGCTCGGGATCAACCAGGACAAGATCGCCGAGACGGCGGAGCGCAAGATGCACTCCGGAACGACGCTGACCTTGAAGGGCCCCGGCCGGACAACCGGCATCAGCCACGTGGCGCACGGGGTCGGCGGCACCCTACCGCTGGCTGCATCGTGGCGGCCACCGCCGACCACGGTGCCGGTTACGCGCGGTTCGAGGTGCTCGTCTCCTTCCGCATCATCGAATGACCTCGAGCTTGTTGCCTCCGGCGGCTCGTAGGCTGAGGTCATGTGCGACCACTGCGGCTGCCGGGACGTGGGGCCGACCGCTGAGCTGACGGCCGAGCACGACGAGATCCTCGGCCTGGCCTGGCAGGTGGCCGAGGCCCAACGCGGGGGCCACGCGCTCGACGCCGAGGTGCGTGCCCGGCTACGTGACCTGCGGGCGCGGCACTCGACGAAGGAGGAGCGCGGCCTGTTCCCGCTGGTGCTCGAGGCCGGCGACTGCACGCCCCAGCAGATCGCGACCCTCGAACAGGAGCATCGAGACCAGCACGCGATCCTCGAGGCCGGGACCTTCACCCGGGACGACTACTACGCGCTGGCAGCCCACGTCGAGGAGGAGGAGTTCGAGCTGTTCCCGATGGCGATGTTCGGCTTCGATGATGTCATGTGGGATGAGATGGACGCGGTCCACCGCAGCGTCGAGAAGGAGCGATGATTATGACTCCGGGCTTCAGCACCCATGAGGTCACCAACCAACCCCCACCCCTCGAGGGTCACAACGTCTTCGCGTCCGACGTGGCACTGTCCGAGGCGACCGAGCGCGAGGGCGCGGGCTGGGCCACCGATGATCTGCTGGCCCTCGGCGAGCGGGCCGGGAGCGCCGAGTGCCTCGAGTGGGGACGCCAGGCCAATGCCGACCCCCCGACGCTGAGGACCCACGACCGGTACGGCCATCGCCTCGACGTCGTCGACTACCAC
Protein-coding regions in this window:
- a CDS encoding NAD(P)/FAD-dependent oxidoreductase; protein product: MEIRGDIETRVLVVGAGFAGICVGHDLLDAGIDEFVIVEMSDGVGGTWRHNTYPGAACDVPSHVYCYSFRGNPEWSRAYSPQTEILAYLERCASEFGLDEHLHFGRRVTGHTFDDDRSRWHTELADGSTITSEVVVKATGVLHHPNWPDVAGLESFGGQLMHTARWDHEVDISGKRVAVIGSAASAIQVVPELAATAERVTVFQRTPSYVLPRNDREFTAEEIAAFCASPDDFDRFRATMADEREASLYPLFESGSPLNAGAAELALGYMRSVIDDPDLAAKLTPDYELGCKRILISDNWFQALALDHVELVDGPATGLTPTGVVATEQGREVSVDADIVVCATGFDPEGGWRTPPVTGPGGINLSEVWADDLISYKGVAVPGFPNFFLIDGPNSASGYLPSVATIEVDSRFVTELLVRNGPGVLVEAKREPTLAHCEALQARFEPTVWSGSCASWYQAPDGRIWTLFPGNLAEYTQDKDLRYLGDFEVFVPAPA
- a CDS encoding DUF4214 domain-containing protein, producing MNDQRRTRSRARAWTATAVLSCLLVAGIVFSGAGLLTGDTSPETTRSDAPGSPDAAAELVPTSHRRPAERATTPVPATLGDHEGFLNAAYQGLLGREPDIAGRRYWLSRFDDGVAPRAVLESFGTSTEHHRHLVTRAYERFLHRSPEPAGHSWWAARLGRSRAVTDLWTGLTASSEYFSAQGGGTPEGYVRALYRDILARDPDPAGLTHWSAQVAAGAERTSVARAVLTSPEAFGLSDLGVQSASPAPGREITHLDTVVFDTDSPVVVEASTIIVTVDGRRVAGTIDADGTTLRFTATETPVWVPLGGQADVVVTAFGYDGDTVARADYTFSLRRGPRPGRTDGQLPRGGTELFPDHLLVAFYGGTATPVLGVLGEGTPAEAGQRLLEQVRPYTELSDRTVLPVFELIGSIAHSTPTSTGDYTSHTPFAEIEPYLDAVRALEGMLVLDLQPGRARFIDHARHYEPFLVQPDVGLALDPEWSAGPGQEPGGGLIGTIDAAEINQVSAYLAELVATHDLPEKLLVVHRFTPGMVTNADQVVDREGVAIVFHADGFGSPESKLGDYHTLLPDRFERGMKLFYRQDTRVMTPAELMGLDPPPGFVSYQ
- a CDS encoding Hsp20/alpha crystallin family protein: MSIDQPTHKEVLDATAETERTMEPQTVAVNVYESSTTLVVLAPMPAVQPQDVTVELRPGQLRFWAHVRSAGPRQFLIHEWEYGGFERELELPDGYGGQLEATLANGQLAIRVHQGSTTEPITVHPEDPTHAR
- a CDS encoding MBL fold metallo-hydrolase, which translates into the protein MEPQLRSRPLDELTLTVVVDNETDTLSTVDKELPQVPELIGHMGRIAPTTSADGHDCFEVFGELCVACHGYSAVAEGRIGDETHTVLFDAGPYEEVWLDNAARLDIDLAAIEVVFLSHWHWDHSGALPAAAKVIAEARAAAGLPPPVVDLHPDRPDQRGTKAASGAMVLLPNEPRFEAFSSAGGEVTTSAEPHTFAGDFFLGSGAIERRTRYEVGLIGHHSFREGVGEPDPLIMDERFLAAEVKGRGVTVMSACSHAGIVNACMGARDHFADTPVDLVLGGFHLAGGAVESRIADTVADLAGVIDPTIVAPGHCTGWRAKAALADRFAPDRYAPSVVGTTYRLTAH
- a CDS encoding hemerythrin domain-containing protein codes for the protein MCDHCGCRDVGPTAELTAEHDEILGLAWQVAEAQRGGHALDAEVRARLRDLRARHSTKEERGLFPLVLEAGDCTPQQIATLEQEHRDQHAILEAGTFTRDDYYALAAHVEEEEFELFPMAMFGFDDVMWDEMDAVHRSVEKER